A region of the Pricia mediterranea genome:
GAAAATACTCGCCGTCCTCGTCAGGAATCAAATCCTTTTGCTGTACCGAGAAAGGGGATTTTATTGCTGATTCCTTATAATCCGCATCATCAGTATCGACCTCTAGATTCGGATTGGTCACAAAAGTACCGTCCCTCAGTTCGAACATGCCATCTTCATTGACCTTGTAGCGTTGCCACTTCCTATCTTCATTGAGCATGTATTCCGGTTTGTACTGAATAACATTCTCGTACATGGAGAGTGGAGCGGGATCCAAGGCCGATTCCGTTCTTCCCGATTTACCGACTACGGTCGCTATCTCGGGAATACTGGCCACGGCCATATCGAGTTGCTGAAGTACGCGTTTGTTCTCTTCCACCCCTGCGTGTGGCAACGATGTGGGCATCAGAAGGAAGGAACCTTCATTGAGTGAGGGCATAAATTCCTTTCCAGTATTACGCATAATCATCACACCGAACACAACTATCGCGGTCGGAATAGAGAGGAAAATAAGTTTGTTGCGCAAGGCCCAACGTAAGATTCGTGTATAATAATTTCTGAAAATCGTAAAGAAACCCAAAAGCCCAAAACAGATAAGTCCCACGAATATGAGATTCCAGAAAATGCTTTTGTCCAACCCCAAGGGCCTCCAGTATTCGGCGAGGACAAAAACAATGGCAAAGGCCGAAATGATGATATTGATTAAGTTGGCACGCTTATCGGAAATCGAGAATCCCGATGAAATTTTTGAGGCCAATTCGGGATATTTCAATAGACCTATCACACCAAAGGCTATCAGTATCAACCCTAACCAAGAGCCATAGACAATGGCAAGGATACCCAAAACAATAAGCACCCCATTGACACCATAGCCCAGCGTATTTCTTACACTCTTTTTACGAAACAGAAAAGCTGCAAAGGGTGGTATCAAGAATAAGGCGACGATAATGGATGCTGTCAATGCAAAGGTCTTGGTAAAGGCCAATGGGCGAAAGAGCTTTCCTTCTGCCCCGATCATTGTAAAGACCGGAATAAAGCTGATAATAGTGGTCATTACCGCCGTTAAAATGGCACCCGACACTTCCGCTGTTGCCGTATAGACAACTGTATTGATGGATTCTTTACCATCGGATTCATCCAAATGCCGTATAATATTCTCGGAGAGGATGACCCCTACATCGACCATGGTGCCAATAGCGATAGCGATACCCGACAGTGCTACGATATTGGCATCTACGCCAAAAAGTTTCATTGCTATAAAGACCATCAGCACTGCAACCGGCAAGAGTCCGGAAATCAAAATGGACACCCTTAGATTAAAGACCATGACGATAATGACCAAAATGGTAATCAGTATTTCCAAGGTCAATGCCTCATCGAGCGTTCCAAGTGTTTCCTGAATCAACTCGGTTCTATCATAAAAAGGGACAATGGTCAGTTGCGATGTCGTCCCGTCGCTAAGTTCTTTTGAAGGAAGCCCCGCACTGAGTTCGTTTATCTTTTCCTTTACATTATTAATGACCTCCATTGGGTTCGCACCGTAGCGCGCCACGACCACGGCGCCAACGACCTCTGCACCTTCCTTATCCAATATTCCTCTTCGGGTAGCCGGGCCATGTGTTACCCTGGCAATATCCTTAATACGTATCGAGGTAAAATCGCTCGAAGTAACCACGGCGTTCTCTAAATCAGACAATGATTTGACATAACCCAGTCCGCGAATCAGATATTCGGCCTGATTGATTTCCAATGTTTGCGCACCGATGTCCCTATTACTCTGTTTTACGGCTTTTACGACTTGTTGCAGACCGATACCGTACTGCTTCATCAATTCTGGATTTACGTCTACCTGATATTCCAGAACATACCCCCCGATGGAAGCCACTTCGGAAACTCCGCTCGCCGAAGAAAGGGCATATTTCACATAGAAATCCTGTATGCTACGAAGCTCCTGCAAGTCCCAACCTCCGGTAACATTGCCATCCTTATCACGGCCTTCAAGTGTATACCAAAAAATTTGGCCCAATCCTGTTGCATCGGGTCCCAGTGCAGGGTTGACACCTTCCGGCAACAATCCTGCCGGTAATGAATTCAATTTTTCAAGGATACGGCTACGGCTCCAATAGAACTCAATATCCTCCTCAAAAATGATATAGATACTCGAAAAGCCAAACATTGAGGAACTACGAATGGTCTTTACGCCAGGAATGCCCAATAAAGATGTGGTCAACGGGTAGGTTATCTGGTCTTCGATATCCTGCGGGGAGCGACCGTCCCATTTCGTAAATACGATTTGCTGATTTTCCCCAATATCGGGAATGGCATCAACAGCAACCGGATTTCTAGGTAGCGCACCGGTATTCCATTCAAAGGGTGCATTTACGATTCCCCAGCCTACAAAAAGGACCAGAAGCAAGACCGCTACTAATTTATTTTCTATGAGAAACTTTATGCTCTTATTTAGCATGATTTGGATAATTAAGTAATTGGAAATTCAAGTTGAAAATTCAACAAAAACAGCTTGACCCGAACAAAAATATGTTGGGCCTAAATGGTCAATTACTTAAAAATCAAATCAGAAAAGTCTGATCTAGAACTTGAACGTCCCGTATCAGTAGAGGGGGGGAATAATCTTTAAAAGGAACGATTTTCATATCGGATCCTTCGTAAAGATTTATGTAAGAATATATAAATGAAACAACAAAGAGTTGTTGCTCCGTGCTTAGTTTTTCAAATGAAACCTTTAAATCATCTTGGCCTGCAATGGCCAAGGTTTGATCTTCGCAACAACTTGTTTTATCCAAACTATGGTCATGTGATTCGCTGGCTTGTTGCATATCCATACCACAGGATTCCGCTTTGCCGAAAAAAGAAAAATCCACCAACTCATCGCCACAATAATGCTGATCAACGGCAAAGGAGAACGTCGATAACAACACTACCAGTGCCATTACAAAAGACGATATTTTGAAAAAACTCTTTTTCATTCGATATGCAAAACTACAACAATTTTAACAGGTCATTTTTGTTTAACACAATTTTAGTATTGAAAATTCGTGTTTTTTTTGTAGAATCAAGGCTAATGGAACTGATTTCTTTCCAACATGATTTAAATCATGTTCTCGCTTTGTATATTTTTTACCTTTGTATTCGGAGGGGTTGAAAATTAATTCATAATTGACTAAATTTCAGTTAATTATTAGCGAAGGAAAGTTGCCCCTTGTTGAACAATTCTTATTCAATTTAAAAAATTGAACCGCATTTTGAACAAAATATTGTCCGTTACATTAGCTTTCGCAGTGCTTTTTGCCACTACGTCATTTGCTGCGGAGATGCATTTTTGTTGCGACAAGCTAGTGGACATGGCGGTTTTCAGTAAGGCAAAGTCCTGTGCTGAAAAAATCCAACCAACAGAAAATTCTTCAAGAAAATGTTCTATTGGGGCAAAAGATTGTTGCAGCAATAAGACCTTTGTAAAACAAGGCGAGGATAATTTAAAGAAAACCAATTTTGAACAAAATATCCACGACTTAGTTTTTTTACACACTTTCTTCTATACTTATGTCAATCTATTTGAAAACCTTGATAAAAATGTAGTACCCTTCTTTGACTACGATCCGCCTTGGATTGAACGGGACCTAAATGTACTTCACGAAACTTTCTTGATTTGATTTTTATTTAAGCAGGTTAATGTTGTATTAATCTGTGCTTCCCATTGGCCAACAGTCCGTTGTTGGTTATCTATTGTCGCACCCATTTTCTAGCGACAACCTTTTTCGACCTGTATTTAATCGGATAATCAATCTTCCGACGGCTTTATAGTTTAGTTAAGAACATTAGCATTTTCATATATGGAATCCACTAGAATTTATTGGATCAAGAACATGGTCTGTAGACGGTGTCTGAAAGTTATAAAACTGGAACTTGAAGAAATCAATATCGAAGTACTTTCCCTTGAACTCGGAAAACTGACCGTGCGCGCATTCAACCTTGCCGATACCAAAATTGATGGTAAAGTGGCCGAGGTACTTCACACAAACGGGTTTGAAATCGCACGGAGCGAAGAGGATATGCTAGTGGAAGAAGTAAAGATCACTTTGATCGAACTCATCAATGATTTGCCCGCCCATTTAAAGGAAAAGACTTCCGAGCATTTGGCTTCTAAACTACATCGCGATTATAAAACGCTAAGCAAACTGTTCTCAAAAAACGAAAACACGACAATTGAAAAGTATTTCATCAAACTTAAGATCGAGAGAGTAAAAGAACTGATACAGCTTCAACAGTATACCTTTTCGGATATAGCCTATATGCTGGACTATAGTAGTGTAAACCATCTGTCGAGGCAGTTCAAGAACATCACGGGTATAAGCATGACCGATTATAAGAATGCTGAAGATTGGGAGCGCAAATTCTATGACGAAATTATATAAATAAGAAAGAAAGTTATGCAGATAAAGGTTCGGACGGTTACATACATTTATCCTGAGTGCTTGCTGTTACAAACACTACGCACTCACAGCTTTTAGTGATAAAAAGAATATTGAACCCGATAACGGAACAAAGGCGATTTGAGCAAATAAAATTCAATTAAAAAGTAAACCTTAAATCAAGTACAATGAAAACAGCGACACTATTTTTTTTGACGATCGGGTTGTTTGCCTTACATGGTTGCAACCAGAAAACTGACGTTAACGCAATGCTAGACAACTCCGAAACACGAAGTGAAATTTTTGATGCCATTGCGAACAACCACAAATACATGACCGGTTTTATGGACAACATGCAAGAAAGCGATCATGCAATGCAAATGATGCAGGGCAATACTAAAATGATGGGAAACATGATGCAGGCAGGCGGTATTCAGATGATGATGAAAGACAGTATGATGATTAAGAATATGATGAAGGACGGGAAGATGATGGGCAACATGATGAAAATGATGCACGAAAAAGGGATGATGAGCGAAGACTGTATGGAATCTTGTAAGAAAATGATGGAAGATAAGGGAATGGACATGAATGGAATGATGGGTAACATGCCATCGGGTTCTTCCAGTACCGATCACTCTGAAAATCACTAAAGTTTAATTTAAAAGAATACAGAACCATGAAAAATCACTGGTTATGGATGGTCATCGGATGTGGCCTACCCCTATTGCTAATTTTTTTCGCTCCCGCATTCGGAATCAAAGGCAACCTGACCCTATTCACTTTTATCGTAATCATGTTTGCCGTGCATTTGTTAATGCCAATGCGACACCGTGGCCACAGTCATGGTCTAACAGAGGATAACCTGAAAAGGAAAAGTGAAGAAAAACAGGACAAGGGCAAAGAACAGCACCAACATTGAAATCGAAAAACGGATGAAAAAGAAGTTTCAAATAGACGGGATAAGCTGTGGAGGCTGCATCACAAGGGTCAAGAAGGTTTTGGAAGCCCATGAGGCTATAGATGAGGCGAAAATATTCTTGAGTCCAAAAGGAGTTGCCAAAATCAATATGAACGAGAATCTTTCAATAAATGATTTGCAAAAACAACTCGATCAGCTTGACGGTTACACAATAACCGAAATAGATTAGAACAAATAAGTACTAACATTTAAAACAAAAAACTATGCATTATTTCGACGGACACTGGGGCGGTATGCACTTTATATGGTGGATCGTATGGTTGATCCTATTAGTCTGGATATTCTTTGTCCCATACGACATTCCTTATCGGAAAAACGAGAACGAGAACCCAAACGATATTCTTAAAAAGCGATTTGCCAAAGGCGAAATCTCGAAGGAAGAATATGAGGAATCAAAGAAAATTTTGGAATCTGATAAATAACAAAAAACGAAAATCATGAATCGAATCAACATAAAAAAATTAGGTTTTGCCATGGGGCTTACAGGAGCATTGGTATATCTGGGCTGTATGGTAGTAATGTTAACGGCCGGCCGTGAGGGAACAATAGATTTCTTCAACAGTTTGCTGCACGGGTTGGACACTACAAATATCATTAGAATGGATGTACCCCTTTGGGAAGCGGCTATAGGCATCGTTCAGACCTTTATCATAGGGTGGTTGATCGGAGCACTTATAGCGGCATTTTATAATGTACAGTTAAAAAACCAAAGAGTATGAAAAATATAGCAGTAATAGGATACGGTGTCATCGGAAAGAGAGTGGCCGATGCCTTAAAAGTACAGGACGATATGAACCTTGTCGGGGTATGCGACATCATTAGCGATTGGCGCATACAGACCGCCATAGAAAAAGGTTTTGCAGTGTTTGCCGCAACCAAGGAAGCCGATGAAGAAATGCGATCGGAGGGAATATCCGTTGCAGGTTCTATGCAAGAACTCTTGGAACGGGTGGATCTGGTTGTGGATTGTACCCCCAAAAAAATTGCGGCTAAAAATGTTGAAACCTATAAGAAAGAAGGCATCAAATTTATCGTTCAAGGTGGGGAAAAACATGAAACCACAGGCCATTCCTTTAGTGCCGAAAATAATTATGAATCGGCTATAGATTTGGATTCGACAAGAGTGGTTTCCTGCAATACCACATCCATCTTAAGAACACTGACCGCTCTAAAAAGAGCCGATTTGCTCGATTATGCAAGGGGCACTCTGTTAAGAAGGGCCACCGACCCTTGGGAAAGCCATTTGGGAGGCATTATGAATACCATGGTTCCCGAAAAGGAAATCCCTAGCCACCAAGGTCCGGATGCCCAAAGTGTAGATCCCGATCTCGATGTAATCACAGCGGCGGTAAAAGTACCCCAAACTTTGAGCCATATGCACTACTGGAACGTAAAGCTAAAGAAAAAGGCATCCAAAGAGGAAGTACTAGCTGCCCTTAAAACCTCGACCCGTATCAAATTGATACGCTACGA
Encoded here:
- a CDS encoding HYC_CC_PP family protein, translating into MNKILSVTLAFAVLFATTSFAAEMHFCCDKLVDMAVFSKAKSCAEKIQPTENSSRKCSIGAKDCCSNKTFVKQGEDNLKKTNFEQNIHDLVFLHTFFYTYVNLFENLDKNVVPFFDYDPPWIERDLNVLHETFLI
- a CDS encoding HYC_CC_PP family protein, translated to MKKSFFKISSFVMALVVLLSTFSFAVDQHYCGDELVDFSFFGKAESCGMDMQQASESHDHSLDKTSCCEDQTLAIAGQDDLKVSFEKLSTEQQLFVVSFIYSYINLYEGSDMKIVPFKDYSPPLLIRDVQVLDQTFLI
- a CDS encoding helix-turn-helix domain-containing protein is translated as MESTRIYWIKNMVCRRCLKVIKLELEEINIEVLSLELGKLTVRAFNLADTKIDGKVAEVLHTNGFEIARSEEDMLVEEVKITLIELINDLPAHLKEKTSEHLASKLHRDYKTLSKLFSKNENTTIEKYFIKLKIERVKELIQLQQYTFSDIAYMLDYSSVNHLSRQFKNITGISMTDYKNAEDWERKFYDEII
- a CDS encoding SHOCT domain-containing protein, whose product is MHYFDGHWGGMHFIWWIVWLILLVWIFFVPYDIPYRKNENENPNDILKKRFAKGEISKEEYEESKKILESDK
- a CDS encoding heavy-metal-associated domain-containing protein, with product MKKKFQIDGISCGGCITRVKKVLEAHEAIDEAKIFLSPKGVAKINMNENLSINDLQKQLDQLDGYTITEID
- a CDS encoding type II glyceraldehyde-3-phosphate dehydrogenase, translating into MKNIAVIGYGVIGKRVADALKVQDDMNLVGVCDIISDWRIQTAIEKGFAVFAATKEADEEMRSEGISVAGSMQELLERVDLVVDCTPKKIAAKNVETYKKEGIKFIVQGGEKHETTGHSFSAENNYESAIDLDSTRVVSCNTTSILRTLTALKRADLLDYARGTLLRRATDPWESHLGGIMNTMVPEKEIPSHQGPDAQSVDPDLDVITAAVKVPQTLSHMHYWNVKLKKKASKEEVLAALKTSTRIKLIRYDQGLVSNNTIKEMYLDMGRPWGDMYEVALWEDMLKVVGDELFYAYVVDNQAIVIPETIDAIRALTGIESDGQKSIVKTNESLGIS
- a CDS encoding DUF5676 family membrane protein; protein product: MNRINIKKLGFAMGLTGALVYLGCMVVMLTAGREGTIDFFNSLLHGLDTTNIIRMDVPLWEAAIGIVQTFIIGWLIGALIAAFYNVQLKNQRV
- a CDS encoding efflux RND transporter permease subunit; translated protein: MLNKSIKFLIENKLVAVLLLVLFVGWGIVNAPFEWNTGALPRNPVAVDAIPDIGENQQIVFTKWDGRSPQDIEDQITYPLTTSLLGIPGVKTIRSSSMFGFSSIYIIFEEDIEFYWSRSRILEKLNSLPAGLLPEGVNPALGPDATGLGQIFWYTLEGRDKDGNVTGGWDLQELRSIQDFYVKYALSSASGVSEVASIGGYVLEYQVDVNPELMKQYGIGLQQVVKAVKQSNRDIGAQTLEINQAEYLIRGLGYVKSLSDLENAVVTSSDFTSIRIKDIARVTHGPATRRGILDKEGAEVVGAVVVARYGANPMEVINNVKEKINELSAGLPSKELSDGTTSQLTIVPFYDRTELIQETLGTLDEALTLEILITILVIIVMVFNLRVSILISGLLPVAVLMVFIAMKLFGVDANIVALSGIAIAIGTMVDVGVILSENIIRHLDESDGKESINTVVYTATAEVSGAILTAVMTTIISFIPVFTMIGAEGKLFRPLAFTKTFALTASIIVALFLIPPFAAFLFRKKSVRNTLGYGVNGVLIVLGILAIVYGSWLGLILIAFGVIGLLKYPELASKISSGFSISDKRANLINIIISAFAIVFVLAEYWRPLGLDKSIFWNLIFVGLICFGLLGFFTIFRNYYTRILRWALRNKLIFLSIPTAIVVFGVMIMRNTGKEFMPSLNEGSFLLMPTSLPHAGVEENKRVLQQLDMAVASIPEIATVVGKSGRTESALDPAPLSMYENVIQYKPEYMLNEDRKWQRYKVNEDGMFELRDGTFVTNPNLEVDTDDADYKESAIKSPFSVQQKDLIPDEDGEYFRNWRPEIKSPDDIWKEIVKVTKFPGVTSAPKLQPIETRLVMLQTGMRAPMGIKVKGQDLKQIEAFGLQLEDILKQAEGVKDEAVFADRIVGKPYLLIDIDRERLARYGITIEDVQSVLQVAVGGMVLTQTVEGRERYGVRVRYPRELRENPQDLKEIYVPVEKGNPVPLSELVTINYEQGPQVIKSEDTFLVGYVLFDKLDGFAEVEVVENAQALIQEKIDSGELVVPKGINYLFTGTYENQLRAEKTLSVVVPLALTIIFLILYFQFRSVGTSLMVFTGIAVAFAGGFLMIWFYGQDWFLNFNFFGENLRDLFQMHTINLSVAVWVGFIALFGIATDDGVVMATYLTQTFDRNKPDTLIGIQDSVVEAGEKRIRPCLMTTATTILALLPVLTSTGRGSDIMIPMAIPSFGGMLIALITLFVVPVLYSWKAEFQLKRLSK